One genomic segment of Paenibacillus durus includes these proteins:
- a CDS encoding dihydrofolate reductase family protein, translating to MRKLVLFMHVSLDGYASDSNGGLDWIPYDEEIEKYAEEVVAEVGSPVYGRTTYRMMESYWPTVLDNPNASRHAMEHAKWVQDVKKIVISGTMDKVEWNNTMLIKNNIAEEIKVLKEQPGKNLVIFGSPGAAKTLLKLGLIDEFLLTICPVVLGGGKSVFDGGGEKIRLKLLSSRTLNSGIIAARYELEK from the coding sequence ATGAGAAAACTCGTATTGTTCATGCATGTGTCGCTGGACGGGTATGCGTCGGATTCGAACGGAGGACTAGATTGGATTCCGTATGACGAGGAAATCGAGAAATACGCCGAGGAGGTCGTAGCCGAAGTCGGCTCTCCCGTATACGGACGCACGACGTATCGTATGATGGAGAGCTACTGGCCCACGGTGCTGGACAATCCGAACGCGTCGAGGCACGCTATGGAGCATGCCAAATGGGTGCAGGATGTTAAGAAGATCGTCATTTCCGGCACGATGGACAAGGTGGAATGGAACAATACGATGCTGATCAAGAACAATATCGCAGAGGAAATCAAGGTACTCAAGGAGCAGCCCGGCAAAAATCTCGTAATCTTCGGCAGTCCGGGAGCGGCGAAGACGCTGCTTAAGCTCGGCCTGATCGACGAATTCCTGCTTACAATTTGTCCGGTCGTCCTGGGCGGCGGAAAATCGGTATTCGACGGCGGCGGCGAGAAAATCAGGCTCAAGCTGCTGTCCAGCCGAACGCTCAATTCGGGCATTATCGCGGCCCGCTATGAGTTGGAGAAATAG
- a CDS encoding alpha/beta fold hydrolase, with translation MDFKNNYKFTMLMKHDNLFVKHHQINGQRAVPGAVFLDSIIRALTMRGFDPASLELRDILFLEPVMTSATRDKAIQIVLERAAEGWGFKVQGRDEKNGTVLEPQWKDVMEGKVVISGAAEHYPVSIQQLKSQATQVENIERSYAQMRKAGLCHYDFMKLQGQVYMHVSYLLAEVSLSSLAERYCHQFFIHPAFLDGAFLVPGVVSAGTESAEHPFVPMYVQSFRAFGPIRGKGYIHIREDSVKRSPAQDIIYFDVQLYHENGEIAACYKMFGARRIDFTARNDAEKPAGEPVLSEVKGNAGPAVLTEPANTVVTEPVIVPSVSKSVSRSDIEKVVTEAISAITDKPPAETSLTDDFYSQGLDSKNLLSLVGKLEAEFGIKMYPTLLFEYTNIKALSQYIEKELRNAVHQTDKSAVNVKADKKTIKEPSYAAPAQQSEANIKVMAVNSLRHSQAAVNYWKQMRIGKIPEREGVLLNREQLDLILDCDPSLLVHLTVQTKEDTAIEMAISGQGETVLLIPGFGFTASQWVPQMKDWSSSFRLIAIHMPGTSLSESTHDLSMEGISNTFMEVVEQLNPGGPIHIVGSSWGGMLGQYISALHPNKVASLTLAGSFAQGVEKLYEIDMRERLRQDFDNLGRSKDYLRVLDCEFVNYAILSEFGEHMENTTSSVKILSMINTPTLIVSGRKDVVFDTDESRFLHERIQHSELFEIPNAGHLPNITHSKLFTEKVQAFIQSKSEKTREADREMVNT, from the coding sequence ATGGATTTTAAAAATAATTATAAATTCACTATGCTGATGAAGCACGATAATCTGTTCGTCAAGCATCATCAAATTAATGGGCAGCGTGCTGTTCCGGGAGCGGTCTTTCTAGACTCTATCATCCGGGCCTTAACCATGAGAGGCTTCGATCCAGCCTCATTGGAGCTTAGGGATATTCTGTTCCTGGAGCCGGTAATGACCAGTGCAACCAGGGATAAGGCGATTCAGATTGTATTGGAACGTGCCGCAGAGGGGTGGGGGTTCAAGGTACAAGGCAGAGATGAGAAAAACGGGACTGTCCTGGAACCCCAGTGGAAGGATGTAATGGAAGGAAAGGTAGTCATTAGCGGTGCAGCGGAACACTACCCAGTAAGTATTCAGCAATTAAAAAGCCAAGCCACCCAGGTGGAGAACATCGAGCGCTCCTATGCCCAGATGCGCAAGGCAGGACTGTGCCACTACGATTTTATGAAGCTGCAGGGTCAAGTGTACATGCATGTTTCTTATCTATTGGCAGAGGTGTCCCTAAGCAGCCTGGCAGAGCGGTATTGCCACCAGTTTTTTATTCATCCGGCATTTCTGGACGGGGCCTTTCTCGTTCCCGGAGTTGTGTCTGCCGGCACAGAAAGTGCTGAGCACCCGTTTGTCCCGATGTATGTTCAATCTTTTAGAGCCTTTGGCCCCATTCGCGGCAAGGGCTATATTCACATTCGCGAAGACAGTGTAAAGCGAAGTCCGGCACAGGATATCATTTATTTTGACGTCCAGCTCTATCATGAAAATGGAGAGATTGCCGCCTGCTACAAAATGTTCGGAGCCCGCCGGATCGACTTTACTGCCCGGAATGATGCAGAAAAGCCTGCGGGTGAACCGGTCCTGTCCGAGGTGAAGGGCAATGCCGGGCCAGCGGTCTTAACAGAGCCTGCAAATACTGTTGTTACAGAGCCGGTTATTGTTCCTTCTGTATCCAAAAGTGTCTCACGCAGCGACATTGAAAAGGTGGTGACCGAGGCAATCTCCGCAATAACCGATAAACCGCCCGCAGAGACAAGTCTAACTGACGATTTCTACAGTCAAGGGCTGGACTCCAAAAATCTGCTTTCTCTTGTTGGGAAACTGGAAGCCGAGTTCGGTATAAAGATGTATCCGACGCTGCTATTCGAATACACGAACATCAAGGCGCTATCCCAATATATCGAAAAAGAATTGCGGAATGCTGTACATCAAACAGACAAAAGTGCTGTAAACGTAAAAGCGGATAAAAAAACCATCAAGGAACCATCCTATGCTGCACCAGCTCAACAATCAGAAGCCAATATCAAGGTGATGGCGGTAAATTCACTGCGTCATTCCCAAGCTGCCGTTAATTACTGGAAGCAAATGAGGATTGGTAAAATACCGGAGCGGGAAGGGGTGCTGTTAAACAGAGAACAGCTCGATCTTATTCTGGATTGCGACCCTTCTTTATTGGTGCATTTAACGGTGCAAACGAAGGAAGACACCGCGATCGAAATGGCCATATCCGGTCAGGGAGAGACGGTTCTGCTCATCCCGGGATTCGGGTTTACGGCTTCACAATGGGTGCCGCAGATGAAGGATTGGTCCTCGTCGTTTCGTTTAATTGCCATTCATATGCCCGGCACCAGCCTAAGCGAGAGCACTCATGATTTATCGATGGAAGGCATCAGCAATACCTTTATGGAGGTGGTGGAGCAGTTGAATCCAGGCGGGCCTATTCATATTGTCGGCTCCTCCTGGGGCGGCATGCTTGGACAATATATTTCGGCTCTTCATCCTAATAAGGTCGCTTCCTTAACATTAGCGGGCAGTTTTGCCCAAGGCGTGGAAAAGCTGTATGAGATTGATATGAGAGAGCGGCTGCGGCAGGATTTTGACAATCTGGGGCGCAGCAAGGATTATTTGAGAGTGCTGGACTGCGAATTCGTTAATTATGCGATTTTGTCTGAGTTCGGAGAGCATATGGAGAATACAACTTCATCAGTAAAAATACTCAGCATGATTAACACGCCTACCCTGATCGTTTCCGGAAGAAAGGATGTAGTTTTTGATACGGATGAATCCCGCTTCCTTCATGAACGCATTCAACATTCAGAGCTCTTCGAAATCCCGAACGCAGGACATTTGCCCAACATCACGCATTCGAAGCTGTTCACCGAGAAAGTACAGGCTTTCATTCAATCAAAAAGCGAAAAAACCCGAGAAGCAGATCGCGAGATGGTGAACACCTAA
- a CDS encoding SDR family NAD(P)-dependent oxidoreductase, whose amino-acid sequence MINNPARKQILESIQAGRITAEEGLERLKKLSLNEVHYFQSYWEENKLTHFMQTQPKNILIFGSGGSLSQNLEQGYRLAGSGVIQITPGEEFQTEHDGAYRVNPGQAEHYDLLLKAVRQRGIIPEHILWLWSEEDLPESGDTRVQAAEALLALGIKALTLFSQSVMKLYPAGDIRLLFIHNSSISAHHPFPAAISGFIRSLRQENPRFIYKSVAVAASNAKLDSQQIRHIAEQEWSASTDKAIEISYEGKSRYTQAVREIEPQRLQKQESPFIKGGSYLITGGLGGLGYLFAAHMARKVQAKLVLTGRSALDQEKARKLEDLQALGAEVMYIQADVAVHEDVKRIAEQIKQRFHSLHGIIHSAGNLRDGLLYGKSMDDMDAVIRPKVLGAIHLDQLFKDQQLDFFAMFSSTAALTGSIGQTDYAYANSFMDHFAAFRSSCRPGRSLSVNWPLWKEGGMTADQSMIDRLSAFGIDLLEEQEGIMAFERCLNSELTSMAVLKGDSQRMKLSFGVKRSSVPAPARQAQETSMQASAAAPEGSPQEARRQERTAALIKNTIAEVLRLSPERINLQEPFDSYGIDSVVIMEVTRRLEQLYGPLSKTLFFEYGTVMELTGYFLTNHPVPAVLIDEAKSEPEAVSVPAQPESLGQTAIPITGKSRRLVAAAAEAEDLKGPVQQNKTAGDIAIIGLGGRYPLAANLEEFWDNLRAGRDCITEIPQDRWNHRKYFNPEKGVRGKTYTKWGGFIRDYDKFDPLFFHISPREAEFMDPQERIFLEVAWETAEDAGYTRKKLKNRKTGVFVGVMYGQYQLYGTEHFAQGEGIALNSSYASIANRVSYTLDLNGPSIALDTMCSSSLTSIHLACESIRSGGCDMALAGGVNLSIHPHKYLLLSQGKFAASDGRCRSFGEGGDGYVPGEGAGAVLLKPLEQAIQDGDLIYGVIKGSSLNHGGKTNGYTVPSPAAQASLIIEAMHNAGVKPDGISYIEAHGTGTSLGDPIEISGLSRAFGGSIQEMGHCSIGSVKSNIGHLESAAGIAAVTKVLLQMKYRILVPSIHAQTLNPNIDFQSSPFRVQRTLEPWGQPESSLSGNALEPRRAGVSAFGAGGSNAHLILEEYTPRQNIQRNLSDAPQIIILSARTEPSLRAYAKRLHDHLQKWNAGAEVPSLQGAAHGSADLEQYRKGVVDIINEVWNINIDDINLDDPLADMLTDVVKITETSLAIRKKFGVSLPQNTLEAFASLEALAAYLWESSDRLSAAGNELTSSRYCGNEAFPAIADIAFTLQTGKEAMEERLAFVAASPQELQELLGKWLAGEGHMSGLFRGTLRFLSDNTLFEGEDGKTFVEQIIRKKNLAKLCQLWTSGVDIDWSLLHEPGSVQRISLPTYAFAKERYWLPDMFEQSANIQSQGVPHSSYHLLEKAWKEAAIDRAASASGKTEPIQGTVIILAGSESADIEAVSLLKHLPDVKTVIVRERKESDTGSFAIDYKRFEEGAAAAKTLMEREQAIMGVIDLADCQAGESGAGLMGRLGLLQQLIKDSYPAPGDRRITLRLFHVTQGLQPFANDAPSLAGAQMAGWIRMLGAEYGHVEAKTLDLDRGSLSLTALNEIVALEWASQDSHSELCYRSQRRYAPYLQEQQLLTAQAHKRQSHWTGDASKAVVITGGTRGLGSQMAAYLVKQGVRKLVLMGANPLPPRQQWDSATVGPAETAEKIRRIRELERSGAEVELYTGPLTDEASLRLFFNGIRNRWGAIGGVIHCAGRSHQRNPAFIHKTEEDINDVLAPKIEGLQVLERIFAEDRLNYFILFSSISGTVPRLGAGVSDYAAANAYMDYFAQYQRAQGKRSYHSISWTHWRGAGMEGMESPAYQQLGLRTHTVGEGFELLEYVMENGAAYSLPCVADAAGFQPGSWLRAKQVLQPKESNTPTHKLQGNSQQSPGKANIKGTSNAGNRNMLTALKELFSEQLKIPLDRLDEHVSFGDYGVDSILLAELVKRIEEMIGTNLEPTVVLEHPTLSKLAGHLQTFATPVTFHSLDEPDQPNESYSVYSGEKTEPVTVNSKIAVIGAACHFPGAPDKDAYWKLLSEGRSGIRQVPASRWDVDKYYSTEASPGRSISKWGGFIDGIEQFDPEYFNISKEDAPFIDPLMRQFMEVSAQTIRDAGYESKELWNKKIGVFVGSRSGTFASKLKQIRKHDIVGIGQNFIAAHISHLFNFKGPNLVVDTACSSSLVSLHLASQSLLLGECEAALAGGVDLLLDEKSYLILSEGGALSPDGQCHTFDEKANGFVPGEGCGAVLLKRLDKAIADGDQIYAVIEASAVNNDGRTMGITTPNAEAQEAVIREALEKCGVDPSTISYIEAHGTGTLIGDPIELRALSNVFGSYTEQQQYCAVGSVKSNIGHLLSAAGIASFIKVILSLKNGQLPPTLNCQTPNPRFKFQESPFYPNTSLKLWEPHQGIRRAGISSFGFGGTNAHIIVSESGAYPESAKYAVRQPLAPAVFNKQYYWMDELALGEVSTPLAEAGAAAELPDTSEWVLEIVDETL is encoded by the coding sequence GTGATTAACAATCCAGCACGCAAACAGATACTTGAGTCCATCCAGGCTGGCCGGATCACGGCAGAAGAAGGGTTGGAACGTCTGAAGAAGCTTTCTTTGAATGAGGTGCACTACTTCCAGAGCTATTGGGAGGAAAATAAGTTAACCCATTTTATGCAGACCCAACCCAAGAATATCCTGATTTTTGGCAGCGGCGGCTCACTATCCCAAAATCTGGAACAGGGATATCGGTTGGCTGGCAGCGGAGTGATACAGATCACTCCGGGTGAAGAATTCCAAACGGAACATGACGGTGCTTACCGGGTAAATCCCGGACAGGCTGAGCATTATGATCTTCTGCTAAAAGCTGTAAGGCAGCGCGGGATCATTCCTGAGCATATTCTCTGGCTATGGTCTGAAGAAGATTTGCCTGAATCCGGGGATACCCGGGTACAGGCTGCGGAAGCGCTTCTGGCGCTTGGCATCAAAGCGTTAACCCTGTTCAGCCAATCGGTGATGAAGCTGTACCCCGCAGGGGATATCCGGCTGCTGTTTATCCACAACTCGTCGATTAGTGCTCATCATCCGTTTCCGGCTGCCATTAGCGGCTTCATCCGCAGCCTTCGCCAAGAGAACCCGCGCTTCATTTATAAATCCGTAGCTGTAGCTGCGTCAAATGCCAAATTGGACAGTCAGCAAATCCGGCATATTGCGGAACAGGAATGGTCTGCATCTACGGATAAGGCCATCGAGATCAGCTATGAGGGAAAGAGCAGATACACTCAGGCTGTGCGGGAAATCGAACCGCAGCGGCTGCAGAAACAAGAGTCCCCTTTTATTAAAGGAGGCTCTTATTTAATTACGGGTGGACTGGGCGGATTGGGATATCTGTTTGCGGCTCATATGGCCCGTAAGGTTCAGGCTAAGCTGGTGCTCACCGGCAGATCCGCACTGGATCAGGAGAAGGCGCGTAAATTGGAGGATTTACAAGCCTTGGGCGCTGAGGTGATGTACATTCAGGCGGATGTAGCCGTTCATGAAGACGTGAAACGCATTGCCGAGCAAATCAAGCAGCGGTTCCACAGCCTGCATGGAATTATTCACAGTGCCGGAAATCTTCGAGATGGGCTTCTTTATGGAAAATCTATGGACGATATGGATGCTGTAATCCGGCCTAAGGTGCTGGGAGCCATCCATCTGGACCAATTGTTCAAGGATCAGCAACTCGACTTTTTTGCCATGTTCTCTTCAACGGCGGCTTTAACGGGCAGCATTGGTCAGACTGACTATGCGTATGCGAACAGCTTTATGGATCATTTTGCAGCCTTCCGGTCCAGCTGCCGTCCGGGGAGAAGCTTATCGGTAAACTGGCCGCTGTGGAAAGAAGGCGGAATGACTGCGGACCAGAGCATGATTGACCGTTTATCCGCCTTTGGAATTGATCTGCTGGAAGAGCAGGAAGGCATCATGGCCTTCGAACGTTGTTTGAATTCAGAGCTGACCAGTATGGCTGTTCTAAAGGGTGATTCGCAGCGGATGAAGTTATCCTTTGGCGTAAAGCGGAGTTCAGTGCCCGCACCTGCCCGGCAAGCTCAAGAGACAAGTATGCAAGCATCCGCTGCCGCTCCTGAGGGCAGTCCGCAAGAAGCCCGGCGGCAAGAACGGACGGCAGCGCTGATTAAGAATACGATTGCCGAGGTGCTTCGGCTAAGCCCGGAACGCATCAATCTTCAAGAGCCTTTTGACAGCTATGGCATCGATTCGGTTGTCATTATGGAAGTCACCCGAAGATTGGAACAGCTATACGGGCCGCTCTCCAAGACTTTATTTTTCGAATACGGAACTGTCATGGAACTGACCGGTTATTTCTTAACCAATCATCCGGTTCCCGCAGTGCTCATCGATGAAGCTAAGTCTGAACCCGAGGCCGTATCTGTTCCTGCGCAGCCGGAATCGTTAGGGCAAACTGCGATCCCGATAACGGGCAAGTCCCGCAGGCTCGTCGCAGCCGCTGCTGAAGCGGAAGATTTGAAGGGACCTGTACAGCAAAATAAAACCGCAGGCGATATTGCCATTATTGGTCTGGGCGGCAGATATCCGCTGGCGGCAAATTTGGAAGAATTCTGGGACAATTTGAGAGCAGGCCGGGATTGCATCACCGAAATTCCGCAGGATCGCTGGAACCATAGGAAATACTTCAATCCCGAGAAGGGCGTAAGGGGCAAAACCTATACCAAATGGGGCGGTTTTATACGTGACTACGATAAATTCGACCCTTTGTTCTTTCATATTTCTCCCCGTGAAGCGGAGTTCATGGACCCGCAGGAACGCATCTTTCTGGAGGTGGCCTGGGAGACGGCAGAGGATGCAGGCTATACCCGCAAGAAGCTGAAAAATCGTAAAACCGGTGTATTCGTCGGCGTGATGTACGGTCAATATCAGCTGTATGGCACGGAGCATTTTGCTCAAGGAGAAGGCATCGCCCTGAATTCATCCTATGCTTCCATTGCGAACAGGGTGTCCTACACGCTGGATTTGAATGGTCCAAGCATTGCGCTTGATACGATGTGTTCTTCCTCGCTGACCTCCATTCACCTGGCTTGCGAGAGTATTCGCAGCGGGGGATGCGACATGGCTTTGGCGGGCGGGGTGAACCTGAGCATACACCCGCATAAATATTTGCTTCTCAGTCAAGGCAAGTTCGCTGCGAGTGACGGACGCTGCCGCAGCTTTGGGGAAGGCGGAGACGGGTATGTTCCCGGAGAAGGAGCCGGGGCGGTGCTGCTGAAGCCGCTTGAGCAAGCGATTCAGGATGGGGATCTCATTTACGGCGTTATCAAGGGCAGCTCACTGAATCATGGCGGCAAAACGAACGGTTATACGGTTCCCAGTCCTGCCGCTCAAGCCTCCTTAATCATCGAGGCCATGCATAATGCGGGTGTCAAGCCGGACGGAATCTCATATATTGAAGCACATGGTACAGGCACCTCTCTTGGAGACCCCATTGAAATCAGTGGACTGAGCCGGGCGTTCGGCGGGTCTATACAGGAGATGGGACACTGCTCCATCGGGTCAGTAAAGTCGAATATTGGACATCTCGAATCTGCGGCGGGCATTGCCGCCGTTACGAAAGTGCTGCTGCAAATGAAGTACCGTATATTAGTACCCTCCATTCATGCGCAGACGCTGAACCCCAACATTGATTTCCAGAGCTCGCCTTTTCGGGTTCAGCGGACTCTGGAACCCTGGGGTCAGCCGGAGAGCAGCTTATCAGGCAACGCCCTGGAGCCGCGGAGAGCGGGTGTGAGCGCTTTTGGCGCTGGCGGATCAAACGCCCATCTTATCCTGGAGGAGTATACGCCCAGACAGAATATTCAGCGGAATCTGTCCGATGCTCCGCAAATCATCATTCTATCCGCACGGACGGAGCCAAGTTTGAGAGCTTACGCGAAGCGTCTGCATGATCATCTTCAGAAATGGAATGCTGGCGCTGAAGTCCCTTCATTACAAGGAGCTGCACATGGATCTGCGGATCTCGAGCAATACCGGAAGGGCGTTGTGGACATTATTAACGAAGTCTGGAATATTAACATCGACGACATCAACCTGGACGATCCGCTGGCGGATATGTTGACCGACGTGGTCAAAATTACGGAAACCAGTCTGGCCATCCGGAAGAAATTCGGTGTTTCCTTGCCGCAGAATACGCTTGAAGCTTTCGCAAGCCTGGAAGCCTTGGCCGCTTATCTGTGGGAATCGTCAGACCGGCTAAGCGCTGCGGGCAATGAATTGACATCGAGCAGATATTGTGGGAATGAAGCTTTTCCAGCAATCGCTGACATTGCCTTTACGCTGCAAACCGGTAAAGAAGCCATGGAGGAACGCCTCGCGTTTGTTGCCGCATCGCCTCAGGAACTGCAAGAGCTGCTGGGTAAATGGCTGGCTGGCGAAGGACACATGAGCGGGCTATTCCGAGGCACCTTGAGATTCCTTTCGGATAATACATTATTTGAAGGGGAAGATGGCAAGACCTTTGTGGAGCAAATTATCCGTAAAAAGAACCTGGCCAAGCTGTGTCAATTATGGACAAGCGGAGTCGACATAGACTGGAGCCTGCTGCACGAGCCCGGCTCAGTCCAAAGAATCAGCCTGCCTACCTACGCTTTTGCAAAGGAACGTTATTGGCTGCCGGATATGTTTGAACAATCGGCGAACATCCAAAGTCAGGGAGTTCCGCACTCTTCCTATCACCTGCTGGAAAAAGCTTGGAAGGAAGCGGCGATTGACCGTGCCGCCTCCGCAAGCGGGAAAACTGAACCGATTCAGGGAACCGTAATCATTCTGGCGGGATCAGAGTCTGCGGATATCGAGGCTGTCTCCTTGTTGAAGCATTTACCGGATGTGAAGACTGTTATTGTACGCGAGCGGAAGGAAAGTGACACTGGCAGCTTCGCTATCGATTATAAGCGCTTCGAAGAGGGAGCCGCAGCAGCAAAGACTCTTATGGAGCGGGAACAAGCCATCATGGGCGTTATCGATCTCGCGGATTGCCAGGCAGGAGAGAGCGGAGCGGGGCTGATGGGCAGGCTCGGTCTGTTGCAGCAGCTTATCAAGGATAGCTATCCTGCACCGGGAGACCGCCGGATCACGCTGCGTCTATTTCATGTAACGCAAGGCTTGCAGCCGTTTGCGAACGATGCGCCGTCACTGGCCGGAGCACAAATGGCGGGCTGGATACGGATGCTGGGAGCGGAATACGGTCATGTCGAGGCCAAGACGCTGGATTTGGACCGGGGAAGTCTGAGTCTCACGGCTTTAAACGAAATTGTGGCACTTGAATGGGCAAGTCAAGACTCGCACAGCGAGCTTTGTTACCGCAGCCAGCGGAGGTATGCGCCTTATTTGCAGGAACAGCAGCTGTTAACGGCACAGGCCCATAAGCGGCAAAGTCACTGGACCGGAGACGCGTCGAAGGCCGTTGTCATCACCGGAGGCACACGCGGACTGGGTTCCCAAATGGCCGCTTATCTGGTGAAGCAGGGCGTGCGCAAGCTGGTCTTAATGGGAGCTAATCCATTGCCGCCAAGACAGCAGTGGGACAGTGCGACTGTTGGGCCGGCTGAGACCGCTGAGAAAATCCGCCGCATCCGTGAACTGGAACGCAGTGGAGCCGAGGTGGAGCTGTATACCGGACCGCTGACTGATGAAGCTTCCCTCAGACTGTTCTTTAACGGCATCAGGAACCGCTGGGGAGCTATTGGCGGAGTCATTCACTGTGCGGGACGGAGCCATCAGCGCAACCCGGCATTTATTCATAAGACGGAAGAAGATATTAATGATGTACTTGCGCCCAAAATAGAAGGTCTGCAGGTGTTAGAGCGGATTTTTGCGGAGGACCGGCTGAATTATTTCATTCTGTTCTCATCTATCTCTGGAACGGTTCCGCGCCTGGGGGCGGGTGTCAGTGATTATGCGGCGGCTAACGCCTATATGGATTATTTTGCGCAGTATCAAAGGGCGCAGGGGAAGCGGAGCTATCATTCCATCTCGTGGACGCATTGGCGCGGAGCGGGAATGGAAGGCATGGAAAGCCCGGCATACCAGCAATTGGGACTACGGACGCATACGGTTGGGGAAGGCTTCGAGCTGCTGGAATATGTTATGGAGAACGGTGCTGCATACAGCTTGCCGTGCGTGGCGGATGCTGCGGGCTTCCAACCCGGCAGCTGGCTTCGGGCCAAACAAGTGCTGCAGCCCAAGGAATCTAATACGCCAACGCATAAGCTTCAAGGAAATTCCCAGCAATCCCCGGGAAAAGCAAACATTAAAGGGACCAGTAATGCAGGCAACCGAAATATGCTGACGGCACTGAAGGAGCTTTTCTCAGAGCAGTTGAAGATTCCTCTGGACAGACTGGACGAACACGTGTCCTTCGGGGATTACGGGGTAGATTCCATTCTTCTGGCAGAGCTCGTCAAACGGATCGAAGAAATGATCGGGACAAATTTGGAACCGACGGTTGTGCTGGAACATCCGACCTTAAGCAAGCTGGCTGGCCATTTGCAGACATTCGCAACACCCGTTACTTTCCATTCTTTAGATGAACCAGACCAACCCAATGAGAGCTATTCCGTTTATTCCGGTGAGAAGACTGAACCTGTTACGGTGAATTCTAAGATTGCCGTCATTGGGGCCGCTTGCCATTTTCCAGGTGCGCCGGACAAGGATGCCTACTGGAAGCTGCTCTCCGAAGGAAGAAGCGGCATTCGGCAAGTGCCGGCCAGCCGCTGGGATGTAGATAAATATTACTCTACGGAAGCAAGCCCAGGCCGAAGCATCAGCAAATGGGGCGGGTTCATCGACGGAATCGAGCAATTTGACCCGGAATATTTCAATATCAGCAAGGAGGATGCTCCCTTTATCGATCCGCTCATGCGTCAATTTATGGAGGTGAGCGCCCAGACTATAAGGGATGCAGGATACGAATCGAAGGAGCTGTGGAACAAGAAAATCGGTGTTTTTGTCGGTTCCCGTTCCGGAACCTTTGCCTCCAAGCTGAAGCAGATCCGTAAACATGACATTGTCGGTATCGGGCAAAATTTCATCGCGGCTCATATCTCGCACCTGTTCAACTTTAAGGGTCCAAATCTCGTCGTTGATACGGCTTGCTCCTCTTCACTGGTCAGCCTGCATCTGGCAAGCCAAAGCTTGCTGCTGGGTGAATGCGAAGCGGCGCTCGCCGGAGGAGTGGATCTTTTGCTGGATGAGAAGTCATACCTGATCTTAAGCGAAGGAGGCGCTTTGTCTCCGGACGGACAATGCCATACATTTGATGAGAAGGCCAACGGATTTGTGCCGGGAGAAGGCTGCGGTGCGGTTCTGTTGAAGCGGCTGGATAAAGCTATTGCGGACGGGGATCAAATATACGCTGTAATTGAAGCTTCGGCTGTGAACAACGATGGCCGGACAATGGGCATCACCACACCAAATGCCGAGGCGCAGGAGGCTGTAATCCGGGAGGCGCTGGAGAAATGCGGGGTAGATCCTTCTACAATCAGCTACATCGAGGCGCACGGTACGGGCACTTTGATCGGCGACCCGATTGAGCTTAGAGCATTAAGTAATGTATTCGGATCGTATACGGAGCAGCAGCAGTACTGCGCGGTGGGCAGCGTGAAGTCGAACATCGGGCATTTGCTCAGCGCGGCCGGGATTGCCAGCTTCATTAAGGTGATTTTGTCTCTGAAGAACGGCCAGCTCCCCCCAACACTGAATTGTCAAACGCCGAATCCGCGGTTTAAGTTTCAGGAATCGCCGTTCTACCCAAACACCTCGCTCAAATTATGGGAACCACACCAGGGCATCCGCAGAGCGGGTATCAGTTCGTTCGGCTTTGGAGGTACTAACGCCCATATTATTGTGAGTGAGTCTGGAGCTTATCCGGAATCTGCGAAGTATGCGGTTAGACAGCCGCTGGCACCCGCAGTTTTCAATAAACAGTATTATTGGATGGATGAACTTGCTTTAGGCGAGGTCTCCACTCCGTTAGCCGAAGCGGGCGCAGCGGCAGAGCTGCCGGACACCAGCGAATGGGTGCTTGAAATTGTTGACGAAACACTTTAA